The Natator depressus isolate rNatDep1 chromosome 8, rNatDep2.hap1, whole genome shotgun sequence genome window below encodes:
- the FAF2 gene encoding FAS-associated factor 2 isoform X2, with protein sequence MDQCRHTLEQHNWNIEAAVQDRLNEQEGVPSVFNPPPSRPLQVNTADHRIYSYVVSRPQPRGLLGWGYYLIMVPFRFTYYTLLDIFRFAVRFIRPDPRSRVTDPVGDIVSFIHMFEEKYGRIHPVFYQGTYSQALNDAKRELRFLLVYLHGDDHQDSDEFCRNTLCAPEVITLINTRMLFWACSTNKPEGYRVSQALRENTYPFLAMIMLKDRRMTVVGRLEGLIQPDDLINQLTFIMDANQTYLVSERLEREERNQTQVLRQQQDEAYLASLRADQEKERKKKEERERKKRREEEVQQQKLAEERRRQTLQEEKVRKSECLPPEPHPDDPESVKIIFKLPNDSRVERRFHFTQSLTVIHDFLFSLKESPEKFQIEANFPRRVLPCLPTEEWPNPPTLQEAGLSHTEVLFVQDLTDD encoded by the exons ATGGACCAGTGTCGTCATACCCTGGAGCAACACAACTGGAACATAGAG GCAGCTGTACAGGACCGGTTGAATGAGCAAGAGGGCGTCCCAAGTGTCTTCAATCCACCTCCATCCCGGCCGTTGCAGGTCAATACAGCCGACCACAGGATCTACAGCTATGTTGTTTCAAGGCCGCAACCAAGG GGCCTGTTGGGGTGGGGTTACTACTTGATAATGGTTCCATTCCGATTTACGTATTACACGTTACTTGATATATTTAG ATTTGCTGTGCGTTTTATACGCCCTGACCCTCGCAGTAGGGTCACGGACCCAGTGGGTGACATTGTTTCATTTATTCATATGTTTGAGGAAAAATATGGGAGGATACACCCTGTCTTCTACCAGGGAACATACAGCCAG GCGCTGAATGACGCTAAGCGGGAGCTGCGCTTCCTGTTGGTTTATCTTCACGGTGACGACCACCAAGATTCAGACGAATTCTGTCG caacACACTGTGTGCACCGGAGGTGATCACCCTCATCAACACTAGGATGCTTTTCTGGGCATGCTCCACAAACAAACCAGAGGGATACAGAG TGTCCCAGGCTCTGCGTGAGAACACATACCCATTCCTCGCCATGATTATGTTGAAAGATCGCAGAATGACGGTGGTGGGGCGGCTAGAAGGCCTCATCCAGCCTGATGACCTCATTAACCAGCTGACATTCATCATGGATGCCAACCAGACATACTTGGTGTCTGAGCGCCTGGAAAG GGAGGAGAGAAACCAAACGCAGGTCCTGAGGCAGCAGCAGGATGAGGCGTACCTGGCTTCCCTGCGGGCGGATCAGGAAAAGGAACGCAAAAAAAAGGAGGAAcgggagaggaagaagagaagggaggAAGAGGTGCAGCAGCAGAAGCTAGCGGAGGAGAGACGGCGCCAG ACTCTGCAGGAGGAGAAGGTGCGCAAATCGGAATGCCTTCCCCCAGAGCCGCATCCCGATGACCCGGAGAGCGTGAAGATCATTTTCAAGCTGCCCAATGATTCCAGAGTGGAGAGGCGATTCCATTTCACACAGTCATTAACG GTGATCCATGACTTCCTATTCTCCTTgaaggagagcccagagaagtTCCAGATTGAGGCCAACTTCCCTCGCCGTGTCCTGCCCTGCCTCCCTACAGAGGAGTGGCCCAACCCCCCCACGCTGCAGGAGGCTGGACTCAGCCACACGGAAGTTCTCTTTGTTCAGGACCTCACGGACGATTGA
- the FAF2 gene encoding FAS-associated factor 2 isoform X1 — translation MAAPEERELTAEQTERLLQFQDLTGIESMDQCRHTLEQHNWNIEAAVQDRLNEQEGVPSVFNPPPSRPLQVNTADHRIYSYVVSRPQPRGLLGWGYYLIMVPFRFTYYTLLDIFRFAVRFIRPDPRSRVTDPVGDIVSFIHMFEEKYGRIHPVFYQGTYSQALNDAKRELRFLLVYLHGDDHQDSDEFCRNTLCAPEVITLINTRMLFWACSTNKPEGYRVSQALRENTYPFLAMIMLKDRRMTVVGRLEGLIQPDDLINQLTFIMDANQTYLVSERLEREERNQTQVLRQQQDEAYLASLRADQEKERKKKEERERKKRREEEVQQQKLAEERRRQTLQEEKVRKSECLPPEPHPDDPESVKIIFKLPNDSRVERRFHFTQSLTVIHDFLFSLKESPEKFQIEANFPRRVLPCLPTEEWPNPPTLQEAGLSHTEVLFVQDLTDD, via the exons GACTTGACTGGCATAGAGTCTATGGACCAGTGTCGTCATACCCTGGAGCAACACAACTGGAACATAGAG GCAGCTGTACAGGACCGGTTGAATGAGCAAGAGGGCGTCCCAAGTGTCTTCAATCCACCTCCATCCCGGCCGTTGCAGGTCAATACAGCCGACCACAGGATCTACAGCTATGTTGTTTCAAGGCCGCAACCAAGG GGCCTGTTGGGGTGGGGTTACTACTTGATAATGGTTCCATTCCGATTTACGTATTACACGTTACTTGATATATTTAG ATTTGCTGTGCGTTTTATACGCCCTGACCCTCGCAGTAGGGTCACGGACCCAGTGGGTGACATTGTTTCATTTATTCATATGTTTGAGGAAAAATATGGGAGGATACACCCTGTCTTCTACCAGGGAACATACAGCCAG GCGCTGAATGACGCTAAGCGGGAGCTGCGCTTCCTGTTGGTTTATCTTCACGGTGACGACCACCAAGATTCAGACGAATTCTGTCG caacACACTGTGTGCACCGGAGGTGATCACCCTCATCAACACTAGGATGCTTTTCTGGGCATGCTCCACAAACAAACCAGAGGGATACAGAG TGTCCCAGGCTCTGCGTGAGAACACATACCCATTCCTCGCCATGATTATGTTGAAAGATCGCAGAATGACGGTGGTGGGGCGGCTAGAAGGCCTCATCCAGCCTGATGACCTCATTAACCAGCTGACATTCATCATGGATGCCAACCAGACATACTTGGTGTCTGAGCGCCTGGAAAG GGAGGAGAGAAACCAAACGCAGGTCCTGAGGCAGCAGCAGGATGAGGCGTACCTGGCTTCCCTGCGGGCGGATCAGGAAAAGGAACGCAAAAAAAAGGAGGAAcgggagaggaagaagagaagggaggAAGAGGTGCAGCAGCAGAAGCTAGCGGAGGAGAGACGGCGCCAG ACTCTGCAGGAGGAGAAGGTGCGCAAATCGGAATGCCTTCCCCCAGAGCCGCATCCCGATGACCCGGAGAGCGTGAAGATCATTTTCAAGCTGCCCAATGATTCCAGAGTGGAGAGGCGATTCCATTTCACACAGTCATTAACG GTGATCCATGACTTCCTATTCTCCTTgaaggagagcccagagaagtTCCAGATTGAGGCCAACTTCCCTCGCCGTGTCCTGCCCTGCCTCCCTACAGAGGAGTGGCCCAACCCCCCCACGCTGCAGGAGGCTGGACTCAGCCACACGGAAGTTCTCTTTGTTCAGGACCTCACGGACGATTGA
- the RNF44 gene encoding RING finger protein 44, giving the protein MRPWELAVNRWPPSAPFNPRRFSGGPCSSPEHLRRSPASRRPWGRRDRPLQTLLAQDENYLHPAFPPQQHLPVDEPRAYALASTPPRMLHPAAHPPHQSPFMVDLHEQVHQGPVPLSYTVTTVTTQGFPIHAGQHIPGCSTQQLPACSVMFSGQHYPLCCLPPPLIQACAMQQLPVSYQTFPPILSSDHYILHPPPPVPPHQPPHMAPLGQFLPLQAQHPRMPLQRIDNEVELRGEQHPIGGFAYPPSPHAPALSPSVPLHYLPHDPLHQDLPFGVPYPPMMPRRLSTQRYRLQQPLPPPPPPPPPPYYPSFLPYFLSMLPVSPSAVGPTLSLDLDVDDVEMENYEALLNLAERLGEAKPRGLTKADIEHLPSYRFNPESHQSEQSLCVVCFSDFEARQLLRVLPCNHEFHAKCVDKWLKANRTCPICRADASEVHREAE; this is encoded by the exons ATGCGACCATGGGAACTGGCAGTCAATAGGtggcctccctctgcccccttcaaCCCGCGGCGTTTCTcggggggaccctgcagcagccccGAGCACCTCAGGCGAAG CCCCGCGTCCAGGCGTCCGTGGGGACGACGTGACCGACCTCTGCAAACCCTGCTGGCCCAGGATGAGAACTACCTGCACCCTGCCTTCCCCCCGCAGCAGCATCTCCCTGTAGACGAGCCCCGAGCGTACGCTCTCGCCAGCACGCCACCACGAATGCTTCACCCAGCCGCTCACCCGCCCCACCAGAGCCCATTCATGGTGGATCTCCACGAGCAg GTGCACCAGGGCCCTGTCCCCCTCTCCTACACAGTGACCACGGTAACGACGCAGGGCTTTCCTATCCACGCAGGCCAGCACATCCCCGGGTGCAGCACGCAGCAGCTCCCCGCATGCTCCGTGATGTTCAGCGGGCAGCATTATCCACTTTGCTGCCTCCCGCCCCCG ctcATCCAGGCATGTGCCATGCAGCAGCTGCCCGTCTCCTACCAGACCTTCCCGCCCATCCTCTCCAGCGACCATTACATCCTGCACCCACCCCCGCCAGTGCCGCCGCACCAGCCCCCACACATGGCCCCCCTCGGCCAGTTCCTGCCGCTGCAGGCCCAGCACCCGCGCATG cctCTGCAGAGGATAGACAATGAAGTGGAGTTGCGAGGGGAGCAGCATCCCATTGGAGGCTTCGCCTACCCgccctctccccacgccccagcGCTGTCCCCCTCTGTCCCGCTGCATTACCTCCCCCACGACCCGCTGCACCAAGATCTGCCGTTTGGCGTG ccatACCCGCCCATGATGCCACGACGACTGAGTACCCAGCGATACCGACTGCAGCAGCccttgccgcccccccccccgccgccgccgcccccctaCTACCCCAGCTTCCTGCCGTACTTCCT ctcgaTGCTCCCCGTGTCGCCGTCGGCCGTGGGGCCCACGCTCAGCCTCGACCTGGATGTGGACGATGTGGAGATGGAGAATTACGAG GCGTTACTGAACCTGGCTGAGCGGCTGGGCGAGGCCAAGCCACGGGGCCTCACCAAAGCAGACATCGAACACCTCCCATCGTACCGCTTCAACCCCGAGAGCCACCAGTCGGAGCAGAGCCT GTGCGTCGTGTGCTTCAGCGACTTCGAAGCAAGGCAGCTGCTCCGGGTTCTGCCCTGCAACCACGAGTTCCACGCCAAGTGTGTCGACAAGTGGTTAAAG gcGAACCGCACGTGCCCGATCTGCCGGGCGGACGCGTCCGAGGTGCACCGGGAGGCTGAGTGA